In a genomic window of Candidatus Hydrogenedentota bacterium:
- a CDS encoding HEAT repeat domain-containing protein: protein MNKTTAIWSFFAALFVAGALISFVACAGEAAGEAAPPAPPTEAELIAVVQSDADWLQKQDACRRLREIGTQAAIPALAALLPDETLSHMARFALEAMPYPEVDTVLREALAAAAGTPKAGIIISIGARRDAQAVPLLIPLLQDASPDIARTAAGALGRIATSEATKALLAYRADAPDATRAAVNEALLAAAQRYADEGKGDQAAPVYEQLLAADAPVEVRMGAFRGLACAQPAKAPQLLIGALKGDDPLFRDLAAQIVAETEGSDITAFYAKALPALPSGGQIALLRGLADRGDPAARKVVIESVKSGDAQVKVAAVKALGALGSRAEDVATLVALLSSEDGAVLETASTALVSMRGDEVDGALASSLAGAGPAVHAEVLALLASRRAPQAIPSAIAAVENGDAGVRTAALDALALLGGPAEASAVIGVISKAQDESERGSAESALNAIAARKGDEVLPVVLESMRGAANDTVRLVLLRSAAEIGSPQALEAVLAAMKDANPEIASEAVRMLSNWPALDAAPHLETLAGSEDLTAYVLGLRGYVRLARENAQGGRQLEMLSKGLELARRPEEVKLVLGAWGALQNPNALSTLKPYLDQPDVRNEAALAIIGIAGQVKKENAQHKALAIEALNEVLAKCEDTGIRDNAQKVLGGLQ from the coding sequence ATGAACAAGACTACAGCAATTTGGAGCTTTTTCGCCGCGCTTTTCGTAGCTGGGGCGTTGATCTCGTTCGTGGCCTGTGCCGGCGAGGCTGCCGGGGAGGCTGCTCCTCCGGCGCCGCCGACCGAGGCCGAACTCATCGCAGTTGTCCAAAGCGATGCCGATTGGTTACAGAAACAGGATGCCTGCCGCCGCTTGCGCGAGATCGGAACGCAGGCGGCAATACCCGCCTTGGCGGCGCTGCTGCCCGATGAGACCTTGTCGCATATGGCCCGGTTCGCGCTCGAAGCAATGCCGTATCCCGAGGTGGATACGGTATTGCGGGAAGCGCTTGCCGCGGCCGCCGGAACGCCCAAAGCGGGAATCATCATTTCGATCGGAGCGCGACGCGACGCCCAGGCCGTGCCGCTGCTGATTCCCTTGTTACAGGACGCCAGCCCGGACATAGCCCGGACGGCCGCGGGCGCTCTGGGGCGGATCGCGACCTCTGAGGCAACCAAAGCGCTGCTGGCATATCGCGCAGACGCGCCCGATGCGACCCGGGCGGCGGTCAATGAGGCTCTGCTTGCTGCTGCTCAGCGTTATGCCGATGAGGGCAAAGGCGATCAGGCGGCGCCGGTGTATGAACAGCTCCTCGCGGCGGATGCGCCTGTCGAGGTTCGCATGGGAGCGTTTCGCGGTCTCGCCTGCGCGCAACCCGCGAAGGCGCCTCAGCTCCTTATCGGAGCGCTCAAAGGCGACGACCCCCTGTTTCGCGACCTCGCGGCCCAAATCGTCGCGGAGACGGAAGGCAGCGACATAACGGCTTTCTACGCCAAGGCGCTGCCCGCGCTGCCTTCCGGAGGCCAGATCGCCTTGTTGCGGGGTCTCGCGGACCGGGGCGACCCCGCGGCTAGGAAAGTTGTTATCGAGTCGGTAAAGAGCGGAGATGCGCAGGTAAAAGTGGCTGCCGTCAAGGCGCTGGGCGCGTTGGGCAGCCGCGCCGAAGATGTTGCCACGCTGGTCGCGCTTCTGTCTTCGGAGGACGGGGCTGTTCTCGAGACCGCGTCGACCGCGTTGGTGTCCATGCGGGGAGACGAGGTTGACGGGGCCCTCGCGTCGAGCCTTGCCGGGGCAGGTCCCGCGGTTCACGCAGAGGTTCTGGCGTTGCTCGCGAGCCGGCGGGCGCCGCAGGCGATTCCATCAGCGATTGCGGCCGTGGAAAACGGCGATGCGGGCGTGCGCACGGCAGCCCTCGACGCGCTGGCCCTCCTGGGCGGCCCCGCCGAGGCCTCTGCGGTGATCGGCGTCATCTCGAAGGCGCAGGATGAGTCCGAAAGAGGCAGCGCTGAAAGCGCCCTGAACGCTATCGCGGCGCGAAAGGGCGATGAAGTTCTGCCCGTCGTGCTCGAGAGCATGCGCGGGGCGGCCAACGACACGGTGCGTTTGGTGCTGCTTCGCAGCGCGGCGGAGATCGGAAGCCCGCAGGCTCTCGAGGCGGTGCTCGCGGCGATGAAGGATGCTAATCCCGAGATAGCGTCGGAGGCGGTGCGGATGCTGTCGAACTGGCCCGCGCTCGATGCCGCGCCGCATCTCGAGACGTTGGCCGGGAGCGAGGATCTAACGGCTTATGTGCTTGGGCTGCGTGGCTACGTGCGGCTTGCCCGGGAAAATGCCCAGGGCGGCCGGCAGCTGGAAATGCTTTCGAAAGGTCTGGAACTCGCACGGCGTCCGGAAGAGGTCAAGCTGGTCCTTGGCGCGTGGGGCGCCTTGCAGAACCCAAATGCTCTGAGCACGCTGAAGCCGTATCTTGACCAGCCCGACGTGCGCAACGAAGCGGCGCTGGCCATCATTGGGATTGCGGGCCAGGTCAAGAAGGAAAACGCCCAACACAAAGCCCTCGCCATCGAAGCGCTCAACGAGGTGCTGGCGAAGTGTGAAGACACGGGTATCCGCGACAACGCTCAGAAGGTGCTCGGCGGGCTGCAGTGA